The Methanofollis sp. UBA420 genome contains a region encoding:
- a CDS encoding sodium:solute symporter family protein, whose amino-acid sequence MIEPITGGIIGLYFVVLLAIGAWASKKIHNTEDYIVAGRSLGFWVFTILMISSICSGMTLLGVSGLGFTTGWPSIWEQLFVPLAASFCIIVFGVKLHRIGKQNGYLTVEDYFAHRFESPQAMRGLSALAGIIVSLIYLVGQYTAISIVLVWLFGLPHWEALIISGVIITAYTVVGGLYAVSWTTVIQGGLLIVGVIAIAPVLIMKAGGMAHINEVMAGVDPNLVQPYLTEGMAFTPEFLFSFGLMLVVGLACAPHVINNVLAAKEERYFKWSPLIAFAVYAVVMLLVKFAGFAGRVLVEEGQIALPAVPNAQDYIFISGLEYAMPNIWVWSFFAVIVLAAVMSTTDRLMLTVGTMFAWDIWKNLFRPSATDRETLLVSRVAVVVAAGGTLLLAVNPPEMLAWLMWSGIGIMLSTFAVPLLAGLYWRGATREGALASMAAGLVSGGVLGYWYYVVDKLPVHFSLYAVVISAVAMVAVSLMTRKTDAKVLDTTLTGGFIQPR is encoded by the coding sequence ATGATAGAACCGATTACCGGAGGTATCATCGGGCTCTACTTCGTCGTCCTCCTGGCCATCGGAGCATGGGCATCGAAGAAGATCCACAACACCGAGGACTACATCGTCGCCGGCAGGTCGCTCGGCTTCTGGGTCTTCACCATCCTGATGATCTCCTCGATCTGCTCGGGCATGACCCTCCTCGGCGTCAGCGGCCTTGGTTTCACCACAGGGTGGCCGTCGATCTGGGAGCAACTCTTCGTCCCTCTTGCGGCGTCCTTCTGTATCATCGTCTTCGGGGTCAAACTCCACAGGATCGGGAAGCAGAACGGTTACCTGACGGTCGAGGACTACTTCGCCCACCGTTTCGAGAGCCCGCAGGCGATGCGGGGTCTCTCGGCCCTTGCCGGCATTATCGTCTCCCTCATCTACCTTGTCGGCCAGTACACCGCTATCTCGATCGTCCTAGTCTGGCTCTTCGGCCTGCCCCACTGGGAAGCGCTGATCATCTCCGGCGTGATCATCACGGCCTACACTGTCGTCGGCGGGCTGTACGCCGTCTCCTGGACGACGGTCATTCAGGGCGGCCTTCTGATCGTCGGCGTGATCGCCATCGCTCCTGTCCTGATCATGAAGGCCGGCGGGATGGCGCACATCAATGAGGTGATGGCAGGAGTCGACCCGAACCTGGTCCAGCCGTACCTCACCGAGGGCATGGCCTTCACACCGGAGTTCCTCTTCTCCTTCGGGCTGATGCTCGTCGTGGGCCTCGCCTGCGCCCCGCATGTGATCAACAATGTCCTCGCCGCGAAGGAGGAGAGGTACTTCAAGTGGTCGCCCCTGATCGCCTTTGCCGTCTACGCGGTGGTCATGCTCCTCGTCAAGTTCGCCGGCTTTGCCGGGCGCGTCCTCGTCGAGGAGGGGCAGATCGCCCTGCCGGCCGTCCCGAACGCCCAGGACTACATCTTCATATCAGGGCTCGAATATGCCATGCCCAACATCTGGGTCTGGTCGTTCTTCGCCGTCATCGTGCTCGCGGCCGTGATGTCGACGACCGACCGACTGATGCTCACCGTGGGCACGATGTTTGCCTGGGACATCTGGAAGAACCTCTTCAGGCCGTCGGCGACCGACAGGGAGACCCTCCTCGTCTCCCGGGTTGCGGTCGTGGTGGCGGCCGGCGGGACACTCCTCCTCGCGGTCAATCCCCCGGAGATGCTCGCCTGGCTGATGTGGTCGGGCATCGGGATCATGCTCTCCACTTTCGCGGTGCCTCTCCTTGCCGGTCTGTACTGGCGGGGCGCGACACGTGAAGGCGCCCTCGCCTCGATGGCGGCAGGTCTCGTCTCGGGCGGTGTGCTCGGCTACTGGTACTATGTGGTCGACAAACTCCCTGTCCACTTCAGCCTCTACGCCGTCGTCATCTCGGCGGTCGCGATGGTCGCGGTCAGCCTCATGACCCGGAAGACCGATGCGAAGGTGCTGGACACCACCCTCACCGGCGGCTTCATCCAGCCCAGATAA
- a CDS encoding malate dehydrogenase: protein MTSLAVIGTGRVGGEVAFLAAAQGLVDDLILCDAVKPLERAQVLDIGHAAFDVSIGTDPALIRDADICVFTAGSPRTPDVRTRADLLSANLPVLGDCCRHLGSFGGVLITVTNPMDVNNYYLSHCLDLEPSRCIGFGGQLDSARFVYRMADDGVHAPDALVLGEHGEHQVPVFSRLGVPVPEAQRDAVLAHLRGASMEVIKGKGGTVFGPAAHIVRLVEAALGRRPDEVIPCSCIVDGEYDLSGLSIGLPARIGREGIRKVVEWDLDSWERQKLDEAASFIGKLCRDLHV, encoded by the coding sequence ATGACAAGCCTCGCTGTGATCGGAACCGGCAGAGTCGGTGGCGAAGTCGCATTTCTCGCCGCAGCGCAGGGGCTCGTCGACGACCTCATCCTCTGCGACGCCGTCAAGCCCCTCGAACGCGCGCAGGTCCTTGATATCGGACACGCGGCCTTCGACGTCTCGATCGGGACCGACCCCGCCCTCATCAGGGACGCGGACATCTGCGTGTTTACCGCGGGCAGCCCGAGAACCCCCGATGTCAGGACGCGGGCAGACCTTCTCTCCGCAAACCTCCCAGTTCTCGGTGACTGCTGCCGCCACCTCGGCTCATTCGGCGGCGTCCTTATCACCGTCACCAACCCCATGGACGTGAACAACTACTACCTTAGCCACTGCCTCGACCTCGAACCGTCGCGGTGCATCGGTTTCGGCGGGCAACTCGACAGCGCCCGCTTCGTGTACCGGATGGCAGACGACGGCGTGCATGCTCCTGATGCTCTGGTCCTCGGCGAACACGGGGAACATCAGGTCCCGGTCTTCTCCCGCCTCGGCGTCCCTGTCCCTGAGGCACAGCGCGACGCGGTGCTCGCTCACCTCAGGGGAGCGAGCATGGAGGTGATCAAGGGAAAGGGCGGCACGGTCTTCGGACCCGCCGCGCATATCGTCAGGTTGGTCGAAGCGGCTCTCGGCAGGCGACCCGACGAGGTGATCCCGTGCTCGTGCATCGTCGACGGCGAATACGACCTCTCCGGTCTTTCCATAGGCCTCCCGGCCAGAATCGGCAGGGAAGGGATCAGGAAGGTCGTCGAATGGGACCTCGACTCATGGGAGAGGCAGAAACTCGACGAAGCGGCATCGTTCATCGGGAAACTCTGCAGGGATCTCCATGTCTGA
- the ilvN gene encoding acetolactate synthase small subunit, whose amino-acid sequence MKFHTLHVLVENRAGVLSRIAGLFSRRGFNIESLAVGTCEEAGMSRMTIVVLGDDAQIEQVKKQLNKLIDVIKVSDITEQSTVARELALIKVAAEPGETRAEVMQIASIFRAQIIDVGAKTVILEVTGDSEKIDALETLLRQYGIKEFVRTGKIALLRGQKAIKSTK is encoded by the coding sequence ATGAAGTTCCACACCCTCCACGTCCTCGTCGAGAACAGGGCGGGCGTCCTCTCCCGGATCGCCGGACTCTTCTCCAGGCGGGGATTCAACATCGAGAGCCTGGCCGTCGGGACCTGCGAGGAGGCCGGGATGAGCAGGATGACCATCGTCGTCCTCGGGGACGACGCCCAGATCGAGCAGGTCAAGAAGCAGTTGAACAAGCTCATCGACGTGATCAAGGTCTCCGACATCACCGAGCAGAGCACGGTCGCCCGCGAACTCGCCCTGATCAAGGTGGCGGCCGAGCCCGGCGAGACCAGGGCCGAGGTGATGCAGATCGCAAGCATCTTCAGGGCCCAGATCATCGACGTCGGGGCGAAGACGGTCATCCTCGAGGTCACCGGCGACTCGGAGAAGATCGACGCCCTCGAAACCCTCCTCCGTCAGTACGGGATCAAGGAGTTCGTGCGGACCGGGAAGATCGCCCTCCTGCGGGGGCAGAAGGCGATCAAGAGCACGAAGTAG
- the ilvB gene encoding biosynthetic-type acetolactate synthase large subunit: protein MKTGAKLLVESLQREGAETIFGYPGGAVLPIYDELYDAPIRHILVRHEQAAAHAADGYARASGRVGVCLATSGPGACNLVTGIATAYMDSVPLVAITGQVPTFMLGNDAFQESDITGITMPVTKHSYLVKRAADIGQVMKDAFYIAGTGRQGPVLVDIPKDVMTAQIDIEPPIGRAKLRGYQPTYEGHALQIEKAVALIGEAERPLLYVGGGVIASGASEDVRRLAELMLIPVTTTLMGLGAVPCDHPLNLGMIGMHGTEAANYAVTECDLLIAVGVRFDDRVTGKIDAFAPNARIIHIDIDPAEIGKNKPVDIPIVGDAGKVLQSIIRRLIKKEGREMWLARVGHWKEKQTVRDGEDGLSPAYIIGEMSDLLGDRGIVVSEVGQNQMWAAQHYCFRRPRTWISSGGLGTMGYGFPAAIGAHFARPDETVVDVAGDGSFQMNIQELGTVVQYKVPVKVVVLNNMYLGMVRQWQELFYDRRYSYTELPAVDFVGIARAYGVDGIRVEEKEEVKPALEAAFTTDGPFVLDFRIEREANVFPMVPAGAAINEMIGRRQR from the coding sequence ATGAAGACAGGAGCAAAACTGCTGGTTGAAAGCCTGCAGCGCGAGGGGGCCGAGACGATCTTCGGCTACCCCGGCGGGGCAGTCCTGCCGATCTATGACGAACTCTATGACGCACCTATCAGGCACATCCTGGTACGCCACGAGCAGGCGGCGGCCCACGCGGCCGACGGCTATGCCCGTGCGTCGGGGCGCGTAGGGGTATGTCTTGCCACCTCGGGGCCGGGCGCCTGCAACCTTGTCACCGGCATCGCCACCGCCTACATGGACTCGGTGCCCCTTGTCGCCATCACCGGTCAGGTCCCGACCTTCATGCTCGGGAACGACGCCTTCCAGGAGTCTGACATCACCGGGATCACGATGCCGGTCACGAAGCACAGTTACCTCGTCAAGAGGGCGGCCGATATCGGCCAGGTGATGAAGGACGCCTTCTATATCGCGGGCACGGGACGGCAGGGCCCTGTCCTGGTCGACATCCCGAAGGACGTGATGACCGCCCAGATCGACATTGAGCCGCCGATCGGCCGGGCAAAACTGAGAGGCTACCAGCCGACCTATGAGGGCCACGCCCTCCAGATCGAGAAGGCGGTCGCCCTCATCGGCGAGGCCGAGAGGCCCCTCCTGTACGTGGGTGGGGGCGTGATCGCCTCCGGGGCGTCTGAGGATGTGAGGAGACTCGCCGAACTGATGCTCATCCCGGTGACGACGACCCTGATGGGGCTCGGCGCCGTCCCCTGCGACCACCCCCTCAACCTCGGCATGATAGGGATGCACGGGACAGAGGCGGCGAACTACGCGGTCACCGAGTGCGACCTGCTCATCGCCGTCGGCGTCCGCTTCGACGACCGGGTGACAGGGAAGATCGATGCCTTCGCTCCCAATGCCCGCATCATCCACATCGACATCGACCCGGCCGAGATCGGGAAGAATAAGCCGGTCGATATCCCGATCGTCGGGGACGCCGGAAAAGTGCTCCAGAGCATCATCAGGCGGCTGATCAAGAAGGAGGGGCGGGAGATGTGGCTCGCCCGCGTCGGCCACTGGAAGGAGAAACAGACGGTCAGGGACGGGGAGGACGGCCTCTCGCCGGCCTATATCATCGGGGAGATGAGCGACCTCCTCGGCGACCGCGGCATCGTCGTCTCTGAGGTGGGGCAGAACCAGATGTGGGCGGCCCAGCACTACTGCTTCAGGCGGCCTCGGACCTGGATCTCCTCCGGAGGACTCGGGACGATGGGCTACGGCTTCCCGGCGGCGATCGGGGCGCACTTCGCCAGGCCCGACGAGACGGTCGTCGACGTCGCGGGCGACGGGAGTTTCCAGATGAACATCCAGGAACTCGGCACCGTCGTCCAGTATAAGGTACCGGTGAAGGTGGTCGTCCTGAACAACATGTACCTCGGCATGGTGAGGCAGTGGCAGGAACTCTTCTACGACCGCCGGTACTCGTACACCGAACTCCCGGCCGTGGACTTCGTCGGCATCGCCCGCGCCTACGGCGTCGATGGCATCAGGGTCGAGGAGAAGGAGGAGGTCAAGCCGGCACTTGAGGCGGCCTTTACCACAGACGGCCCATTCGTGCTCGACTTCAGGATCGAGAGGGAGGCAAACGTCTTCCCGATGGTCCCGGCCGGGGCGGCGATCAACGAGATGATTGGGAGGAGGCAGAGATGA
- a CDS encoding sodium:solute symporter family transporter, giving the protein MTIEVLIILLYLASMLAIGFIVQRRGGVETSKGYLVANRNVGPVLIGGTLFATFWGGGTLLGGAGAAYGGHMLATIADPWASGITLLLMAIFFVTILRKMKIASLGEMYYLRYGSKGALVASLLSLPTLIFWTSVQILAISKILNVLVGIPGVESAIIAGLIVIIYTYLGGMLAVIITDNIQMVLILLGLAVLIPTGITYVGGFDVIAANTPTDFWSILPSDNSPSGIGWTVTGIMAWFAAWCGMGLGSLASLDISQRVFCARDDRAARQGLLLGTGLYWVAGLGPIFLGLLGIVMINTGMIDGAILAEDPELIVPFLAKTLLSPWMMALFIGSLMAAIMSTASSAIFASAAVISTNFVHGAVSDHIRDEKAVLRFTRFLVVAIGIFCIGISFCAPGLYDLMIFGFTLLFACLFWAVVCGLFWKRANAPGAISSMLGGLVTTVLGIVVLSIQQGAPTVVPPDNEWTVFFTFGPMVVAGIAMYVVSMMTQGTYPPVPLKDTDGNILKWPDLETGSGGMVKEQGHPAVLASPVSTEDD; this is encoded by the coding sequence ATGACCATAGAAGTCCTGATTATTCTGCTGTACCTCGCCTCGATGCTTGCCATCGGCTTTATTGTCCAACGCCGCGGAGGCGTCGAGACGTCCAAGGGGTACCTGGTCGCCAACAGAAACGTGGGCCCTGTTCTTATCGGGGGGACGCTTTTTGCCACGTTCTGGGGCGGCGGCACTCTTCTCGGGGGTGCCGGTGCGGCCTATGGGGGTCACATGCTTGCCACCATCGCGGACCCGTGGGCCTCGGGCATCACGCTCCTGCTGATGGCGATATTCTTCGTGACGATCCTGCGGAAGATGAAGATCGCGTCCCTCGGTGAGATGTATTACCTGCGGTACGGGTCGAAAGGGGCACTTGTCGCCTCTCTTCTCTCCCTCCCCACTCTCATCTTCTGGACCTCGGTGCAGATCCTCGCCATCAGCAAGATCCTCAACGTCCTTGTCGGCATTCCCGGCGTCGAGAGTGCCATCATCGCAGGGCTGATCGTGATCATCTACACTTATCTCGGGGGTATGCTCGCCGTCATCATCACCGACAACATCCAGATGGTCCTCATACTGCTCGGTCTCGCCGTCCTCATACCGACAGGGATCACATACGTCGGCGGCTTCGATGTCATCGCCGCCAACACGCCGACGGACTTCTGGTCGATCCTGCCGAGCGACAACTCCCCGAGCGGGATCGGATGGACGGTCACCGGTATCATGGCCTGGTTTGCGGCATGGTGCGGCATGGGTCTTGGCAGCCTTGCGTCCCTGGACATCTCACAGCGTGTCTTCTGCGCCCGTGACGACCGGGCCGCAAGACAGGGCCTTCTCCTTGGCACCGGGCTGTACTGGGTCGCCGGCCTCGGCCCGATCTTCCTCGGCCTTCTTGGAATCGTGATGATCAACACCGGCATGATCGACGGCGCCATCCTTGCCGAAGACCCCGAACTGATCGTCCCCTTCTTGGCAAAGACCCTCCTCTCCCCCTGGATGATGGCCCTCTTCATCGGTTCCCTGATGGCGGCGATCATGTCAACGGCGAGTTCCGCAATCTTCGCGTCCGCGGCCGTGATCTCGACCAACTTCGTCCACGGTGCGGTCTCCGACCACATCAGAGACGAAAAGGCGGTCCTGCGCTTCACCCGTTTCCTCGTCGTCGCTATCGGCATCTTCTGCATCGGGATCAGTTTCTGTGCGCCCGGCCTCTACGACCTGATGATCTTCGGGTTCACCCTGCTCTTCGCCTGCCTCTTCTGGGCCGTCGTCTGCGGCCTCTTCTGGAAGAGAGCGAACGCACCCGGGGCCATCTCCTCGATGCTCGGCGGTCTTGTCACGACGGTCCTCGGAATCGTTGTCCTCTCGATACAGCAGGGGGCGCCGACCGTTGTCCCGCCCGACAACGAGTGGACAGTCTTTTTCACCTTCGGGCCGATGGTCGTCGCCGGCATCGCCATGTATGTCGTTTCCATGATGACGCAGGGGACGTACCCGCCTGTCCCGCTGAAGGACACGGACGGGAACATTCTCAAGTGGCCTGACCTGGAGACAGGATCCGGAGGAATGGTAAAAGAGCAGGGGCATCCTGCCGTGCTTGCCTCGCCGGTGAGCACCGAAGACGATTGA
- a CDS encoding 2-isopropylmalate synthase, which produces MAAKCRFFDTTLRDGEQTPGVSLKPSQKLSIATMLSEIGIDTVEAGSAAASEGEREAIRLIADAGLSAEVATFVRALQVDIDYAAECGVDCVHLVVPASDLHIRAKMRKTREQVCTMAWDAVEYAKDRGLVVELSGEDASRADPAFLAHLFRGGVERGADRLCFCDTVGLMTPERIAEVVPGLLFAPLSIHCHDDLGFALTNTFAALKAGASAAHVTVNGLGERAGNTPLEEVVMALEVLYGTKTGIRTEGLYHLATEVSKMTGVPLPTNKAIVGEMAFTHESGIHAHGVLREASTYEPIGPERVGRTRRILLGKHSGSASVRAALQELGYACDEMQLAEIVARVKSLGDEGRRITDADLMAIADSVLNLVREPVIRLKQVTVVSGSNVVPTASVTVTVNGEEVTCAATGNGPVDAAVEALRRSIAGIGEIRLEDYRVDAISGGTDALVDVTVCLSRDGRMLTSRGARTDIIMGSVEAMVSGMNRLLEEQR; this is translated from the coding sequence TTGGCCGCTAAATGCCGCTTTTTTGATACCACCCTACGGGACGGCGAACAGACGCCGGGCGTCTCGCTGAAACCGTCGCAGAAACTTTCGATCGCAACCATGCTCTCCGAGATCGGCATCGACACCGTCGAGGCCGGTTCAGCCGCCGCATCGGAGGGGGAGAGGGAGGCGATCAGGTTGATCGCGGATGCCGGACTCTCCGCCGAGGTCGCGACCTTTGTCAGGGCCCTGCAGGTGGACATCGACTATGCCGCGGAGTGCGGTGTCGACTGCGTCCACCTCGTCGTGCCGGCAAGCGACCTCCATATCAGGGCGAAGATGCGGAAGACCCGTGAGCAGGTCTGCACGATGGCATGGGACGCCGTGGAGTACGCAAAGGACCGGGGCCTTGTCGTCGAACTCTCCGGGGAGGACGCCTCCCGCGCCGACCCGGCCTTCCTCGCCCATCTCTTCAGGGGCGGGGTGGAGCGCGGCGCCGACCGCCTCTGCTTCTGCGACACCGTCGGGCTCATGACGCCCGAGAGGATCGCGGAGGTGGTCCCGGGCCTCCTCTTCGCGCCACTGAGCATCCACTGCCACGACGACCTCGGCTTCGCCCTCACAAACACCTTCGCCGCCCTGAAGGCCGGAGCATCGGCTGCGCATGTCACCGTGAACGGTCTTGGCGAACGCGCCGGGAACACACCCCTCGAAGAGGTCGTGATGGCCCTGGAGGTGCTGTACGGCACGAAGACCGGGATCAGGACAGAAGGGCTCTACCACCTCGCGACCGAGGTCTCGAAGATGACGGGCGTGCCCCTGCCGACGAACAAAGCGATCGTCGGCGAGATGGCCTTCACCCACGAGAGCGGGATCCACGCCCACGGCGTGCTCCGCGAGGCGAGCACCTACGAGCCGATCGGCCCGGAACGCGTCGGCCGGACACGGCGGATCCTCCTCGGCAAACACTCGGGGTCGGCCTCGGTCAGGGCCGCCCTCCAGGAACTCGGTTATGCCTGCGACGAGATGCAGCTCGCGGAGATCGTCGCCAGAGTTAAAAGCCTCGGAGACGAAGGTCGAAGGATCACCGATGCGGACCTGATGGCCATCGCCGACTCGGTGCTCAACCTCGTGCGCGAGCCGGTGATCCGGCTCAAGCAGGTGACGGTCGTGTCCGGGAGCAATGTCGTCCCCACCGCATCGGTCACGGTCACCGTCAACGGGGAAGAGGTGACCTGCGCCGCCACCGGCAACGGCCCGGTGGACGCCGCGGTCGAGGCCCTGCGCCGGTCCATCGCCGGCATCGGCGAGATCAGGCTCGAAGACTACCGGGTGGACGCGATCAGCGGAGGGACGGACGCCCTCGTCGATGTCACCGTCTGCCTGAGCAGGGACGGGCGCATGCTCACCTCGCGGGGGGCGCGGACCGACATCATCATGGGAAGCGTCGAGGCGATGGTCTCCGGGATGAACAGACTTCTCGAGGAGCAAAGATGA
- a CDS encoding DNA-directed DNA polymerase encodes MSEKQATLFEGAKPGIRIAINQVEYTVSGTGPIVHIFGREPDGRAVHLQVTGVRPYFYAPVDEVAEMVAKKTLPSQVTAVDDPLYHSIKGEDLKRLYTFRPTDVRDIRDLYSHHFEADIPFATRYMIDASLTGGVEAPAEIADQTEVSPVEVEAPARLCFIDIECEDVRGFPEPGRDAIICITAWDSFDDAYSTFLYASPGTSPSFSEEWTAKNGCLWKGKSRHTVCSYATEVEMLKAFVAYIREKDPDILSGWNFTDFDFPYITGRMQALRLNPADLSRLPGMTERAAVRGRALFDLLTAYKKLQPSQKESYRLDAIAEEEVGERKVRYTGTVSGLWADDPEKLVEYNCTDVELCVRINEKNNIVDFYRMIARYVGVPLDRTLNSSNVIDIYILRKAHGKFVLPSKGNVVADEFEGATVFEPSLGVKENVVVLDLKSLYPMAMMTINASPETKDPSGELTAPNGIRFRKNPDGLTRSILAELMAERDSLKKRRNEHPYGSPGYILLDLQQGVIKVIMNTYYGVSGYSRFRLYDREIGAAVTSVGRAIIGHTRQVITGMGYSVLYGDTDSCMVELPNAPLEETITMARAIEARLNESYSVFARETLHADRHYFSIKFEKIYARFFQAGKKKRYAGHLVWKEGVEADKIDIVGFEMRRSDSPQITREVQEQILSLILKGAPLSEVKAFLGNVIRTYRRGGYSLDEVGIPGGIGKALEEYEIKDAHIRGAIYSNTYLGTDFKRGSKPKRIYIRSVTAKYPQTDVMDFEYADQVPPEFVVDWETMLEKTIKQPIERIIEPLGWTWTDVDPSRTTLFDFA; translated from the coding sequence ATGTCTGAGAAACAGGCGACCCTCTTTGAGGGCGCAAAGCCCGGCATCAGGATCGCGATCAACCAGGTGGAGTACACCGTCTCGGGCACCGGCCCGATCGTCCACATCTTCGGCCGCGAACCGGACGGCAGGGCCGTGCACCTCCAGGTGACAGGCGTGCGGCCATATTTCTATGCGCCTGTCGACGAGGTCGCGGAGATGGTGGCAAAAAAGACCCTCCCCTCTCAGGTCACCGCAGTGGACGACCCCCTCTATCACTCGATCAAGGGGGAGGACCTGAAGCGCCTGTACACCTTCAGGCCGACAGACGTGCGCGACATCCGTGACCTCTACTCACACCACTTCGAGGCCGACATCCCCTTTGCGACGCGCTATATGATCGACGCCAGCCTCACCGGCGGGGTCGAGGCGCCCGCGGAGATCGCCGACCAGACCGAGGTCTCCCCAGTGGAGGTCGAGGCCCCGGCCCGCCTCTGTTTCATCGATATCGAGTGCGAGGACGTGCGGGGCTTCCCCGAACCCGGGCGTGACGCCATCATCTGCATCACCGCCTGGGACTCCTTCGACGACGCCTACTCCACCTTCCTGTACGCCTCGCCCGGCACCTCGCCCTCCTTCTCCGAGGAATGGACCGCGAAGAACGGGTGCCTCTGGAAGGGGAAGAGCAGGCACACCGTCTGCTCGTACGCCACCGAAGTAGAGATGCTCAAGGCCTTTGTCGCCTATATCAGGGAGAAAGACCCTGACATCCTCTCCGGCTGGAACTTCACCGACTTCGACTTCCCCTACATCACCGGCAGGATGCAGGCCCTCCGTCTCAACCCCGCCGACCTCTCCCGCCTCCCCGGCATGACCGAGCGGGCCGCGGTGCGGGGCCGGGCCCTCTTCGACCTCCTCACCGCCTACAAAAAACTCCAGCCCTCGCAGAAGGAGTCATACCGCCTCGACGCCATCGCCGAGGAGGAGGTCGGCGAGAGGAAGGTCCGCTACACCGGCACGGTCAGCGGCCTCTGGGCCGACGACCCGGAGAAACTCGTCGAGTACAACTGCACAGACGTCGAACTCTGCGTGCGCATCAATGAGAAGAACAACATCGTGGACTTCTACCGCATGATCGCACGCTACGTCGGCGTACCCCTCGACCGCACCCTCAACTCCTCCAATGTCATCGACATCTACATCCTGAGAAAGGCGCACGGAAAGTTCGTCCTCCCGTCCAAGGGGAACGTCGTCGCCGACGAGTTCGAGGGCGCCACCGTCTTCGAACCCTCTCTCGGCGTGAAGGAGAATGTCGTCGTCCTCGACCTCAAGTCCCTGTACCCGATGGCGATGATGACCATCAATGCCTCGCCCGAGACCAAGGACCCGTCAGGCGAACTCACGGCGCCAAACGGCATCAGGTTCAGGAAGAACCCTGACGGCCTGACCCGGAGCATCCTTGCAGAGTTGATGGCCGAGCGCGACTCCCTGAAGAAGCGCCGGAACGAGCACCCGTACGGCTCGCCAGGGTACATCCTCCTCGACCTCCAGCAGGGCGTGATCAAGGTGATCATGAACACCTACTACGGTGTCTCTGGATACTCCCGGTTCAGGCTGTACGACCGGGAGATCGGCGCCGCGGTCACCTCGGTCGGCCGTGCGATCATCGGGCACACGCGGCAGGTGATCACCGGCATGGGCTACTCCGTGCTGTACGGGGACACCGACTCGTGCATGGTCGAACTCCCGAATGCACCTCTGGAGGAGACAATCACGATGGCCCGTGCGATCGAGGCGCGTCTCAATGAGAGTTACTCGGTCTTTGCACGGGAAACCCTCCATGCCGACCGCCACTACTTCTCCATCAAGTTCGAGAAGATCTATGCCCGTTTCTTCCAGGCAGGCAAGAAAAAGCGGTACGCAGGCCACCTGGTCTGGAAGGAGGGAGTCGAGGCCGACAAGATCGACATCGTCGGTTTCGAGATGAGGAGGAGCGATTCGCCCCAGATCACGCGCGAGGTGCAGGAGCAGATCCTTTCCCTCATACTGAAGGGGGCACCCCTCTCCGAGGTGAAGGCATTCCTCGGCAACGTGATCAGGACGTACCGCCGCGGCGGTTATTCCCTCGACGAGGTCGGGATCCCGGGCGGCATCGGGAAGGCGCTGGAAGAGTACGAGATCAAGGACGCGCATATCAGGGGTGCGATCTACTCGAATACCTATCTTGGCACCGACTTCAAGAGAGGGAGCAAGCCAAAGAGGATCTATATCCGGTCGGTGACGGCGAAGTACCCCCAGACCGACGTGATGGACTTCGAGTACGCCGATCAGGTGCCGCCCGAGTTTGTGGTGGACTGGGAGACGATGCTCGAGAAGACGATCAAGCAACCGATCGAACGGATCATCGAACCCCTGGGATGGACCTGGACCGACGTCGACCCTTCCAGGACAACCCTCTTCGACTTTGCGTGA
- a CDS encoding DUF4013 domain-containing protein — MDYGSMLGSSFEYAKEAVWGKWMKWIFLVISTIIFPLIVGYIMEIYRGKSPAPDFEDWLKLFIDGIKLLIVQIIYSIPLIIVMMIFFGGSFALLAGGGSDAAIAAAAGTMILGTLILIVLAFIIGLIAAFGVIRFARTDSFGEAFNISAILAHIGAVGWGSYIIALIVLWVVAVVFGVVITILMAIPVIGWIIIFFIEPVVAIFVARYMTQIYESAAAPA; from the coding sequence ATGGATTACGGTTCTATGCTTGGAAGCTCCTTCGAGTATGCGAAGGAAGCGGTCTGGGGAAAATGGATGAAGTGGATCTTCCTCGTCATCTCCACCATCATCTTCCCCCTGATCGTGGGATACATCATGGAGATCTACCGGGGCAAGAGCCCGGCACCCGATTTCGAAGATTGGCTCAAACTCTTCATCGACGGGATCAAACTCTTGATCGTCCAGATCATCTACAGCATCCCCCTGATCATTGTCATGATGATCTTCTTCGGCGGTTCCTTCGCCCTCCTTGCAGGCGGCGGTTCTGACGCTGCGATCGCTGCGGCGGCCGGGACGATGATCCTCGGGACGCTCATCCTGATCGTGCTTGCCTTCATCATCGGCCTGATCGCCGCCTTCGGCGTCATCAGGTTCGCACGGACAGACAGTTTCGGCGAGGCCTTCAACATCTCGGCGATCCTGGCACACATAGGTGCGGTCGGCTGGGGCAGTTACATCATCGCCCTCATCGTCCTCTGGGTGGTGGCCGTGGTCTTTGGCGTGGTCATCACCATCCTCATGGCGATCCCGGTCATCGGCTGGATCATTATCTTCTTCATCGAACCGGTGGTCGCGATCTTCGTGGCCCGGTACATGACCCAGATCTATGAGAGTGCGGCGGCCCCCGCCTGA